A DNA window from Scomber japonicus isolate fScoJap1 chromosome 14, fScoJap1.pri, whole genome shotgun sequence contains the following coding sequences:
- the cdt1 gene encoding DNA replication factor Cdt1 yields the protein MSQARVQSRVRVQAQAQAQAQARVTDFFSQKKKAPVKQAKQRSHTAAGRSAPKNKDALLSSSSVHQEFLRVIDEAVGLNDGQSTSIHTDKNQPCSPRTPKRTSTDAQFDLGAAVFSATAEHSTSKKRRQEAGRDAEKVTRKTARKKLILPQDTAQTAAQPLHSEVIQQASVSENHDKIQTSSSPQRTHVTRSNRGQASKVLSKDDITALKSRLHRIKKHAEEKISTASSSVPSSSSPVNPAPTSTSPASTVPPSSDAKTLKSTLVRAKELAAKAQRRKEERETEESRMSETQSQESAEQPAYQRYHTLAQAAPPGLSLPYQYKVLAEMFRSMDTVVAMMHNRHETSTFTKIKQGVQDMMHKRFEESHVGQIKTVFAEAYTFRQEKNIPTFNSSIKRGSYQLTVEPNVHSDQNEACSILSASRLLERRHIFHYNLVSIVKQHHKVFLSSLVPPVSVPEDKLTRWHPRFNVDTVPAVHISPLPQPPHTEKLTTAQEVLDKACSLITPKMEKALVSLALRTEDAESKESTSVNNPPATQTSAPSPTAPAQVPTALKGVSQSLLDRIRAKESQKLQAAMTRNPTHEDRLLMMSRLGELARILRNVFVAEKKPALIMEVVCNKMVGSYRSALSTGDMEKHIRLLAEVAADWLTIHPIRKDFYLKLNKNTELSAVLDKLSSRLKEEERL from the exons ATGTCTCAGGCTAGGGTTCAGTCTCGGGTTCGGGTtcaggctcaggctcaggctcaggctcaggctcGGGTTACAGACTTCTTCTCTCAGAAAAAGAAAGCTCCGGTTAAACAAGCCAAGCAGCGCAGCCATACTGCTGCAGGACGTTCTGCTCCTAAAAACAAAGACGCTCTCCTGTCTTCATCTTCTGTCCACCAAGAGTTTCTCCGAGTGATCGATGAGGCGGTGGGACTGAACGATGGACAGTCTACTAGCATCCACACAGATAAGAACCAGCCCTGCAGTCCCCGGACCCCGAAGAGGACTTCTACCGACGCACAGTTTGACCTCGGGGCAGCCGTGTTCTCAGCCACCGCTGAACACAGCACCTCTAAGAAGAGACGGCAAGAAGCAGGGAGAGACGCCGAGAAAGTAACGAGGAAGACGGCTAGAAAGAAACTGATCCTCCCTCAGGACACAGCACAG ACTGCAGCCCAGCCGCTGCACAGTGAGGTGATCCAGCAGGCCTCAGTGTCAGAGAACCATGATAAGATCCAGACCAGCAGCTCTCCACAGAGGACTCATGTCACCAGGAGCAACAGAGGACAGGCCAGCAAG GTGCTGTCTaaagatgacatcactgctctCAAGTCTCGCCTTCACAGGATCAAGAAACATGCAGAGGAAAAAATCAGCACTGCTTCCTCTTCagttccctcctcctcctccccagtAAATCCAGCACCTACAAGCACCTCTCCTGCTTCCACCGTGCCCCCCTCCTCTGATGCTAAGACCCTCAAGTCCACCTTAGTACGAGCCAAAGAGCTGGCAGCTAAAgctcagaggaggaaggaggagagagagacagaggagagcagGATGAGTGAGACTCAATCACAGGAgag TGCTGAGCAGCCAGCATATCAGAGGTACCACACCCTCGCCCAGGCCGCCCCCCCAGGCTTATCCCTGCCTTACCAGTACAAGGTCCTGGCTGAGATGTTCAGGAGTATGGACACTGTGGTCGCCATGATGCACAACCGCCACGAGACGTCCACCTTCACCAAGATCAAGCAGGGAGTTCAGGACATGATGCACAA GCGGTTTGAGGAGAGCCACGTTGGTCAGATAAAGACGGTGTTTGCTGAGGCCTATACGTTCAGACAAGAGAAGAACATCCCAACATTCAACAGCAGCATTAAGAGAGGCAGCTACCAGCTCACTGTGGAACCCAACGTTCACTCTG ATCAGAATGAAGCTTGTTCCATCTTGTCAGCCTCTCGTCTCCTGGAGAGAAGACACATCTTCCACTACAACCTGGTTTCTATTGTTAAACAGCACCACAAG gtCTTCCTGTCCTCTTTGGTTCCTCCAGTGTCTGTACCAGAAGACAAACTGACCCGCTGGCACCCTCGCTTCAATGTAGACACTGTTCCAGCTGTGCACATCAGTCCACTGCCTCAGCCTCCTCACACTGAGAAACTGACGACAGCTCAGGAAGTGCTGGACAAAGCCTGCTCACTCATCACACCCAag ATGGAGAAGGCTCTGGTTTCTCTGGCTCTGAGGACAGAAGATGCAGAGAGCAAAGAGTCAACATCTGTAAACAACCCACCAGCCACCCAAACATCTGCTCCATCACCTACCGCTCCAGCTCAGGTCCCAACTGCCCTGAAAGGAGTGTCCCAGTCCCTGCTGGACAGG ATTCGAGCGAAGGAGTCCCAGAAGCTCCAGGCAGCCATGACTCGAAACCCCACCCATGAGGATCGCCTGCTGATGATGTCACGGCTCGGGGAGCTGGCCAGGATTCTGAGGAACGTGTTTGTGGCTGAGAAGAAACCGGCTCTGATCATGGAGGTGGTCTGTAACAAGATGGTGGGAAGCTACAGATCTGCTCTCAGCACAG GTGACATGGAGAAACACATCCGTCTGCTGGCAGAAGTGGCGGCAGATTGGCTGACCATCCATCCAATCAGGAAGGACTTCTACCTGAAGTTGAACAAGAACACGGAGCTCAGCGCGGTTCTGGACAAACTGAGCAGCAGACtcaaagaagaggagagactcTGA
- the aprt gene encoding adenine phosphoribosyltransferase gives MASDSQSKLQLVHKHIGVFPDFPKKGILFRDICPLLKDPAALTASIDLFEEHVKKNYPQVELIVGLDARGFLFGPLLAQRLGIGFILVRKKGKLPGNTVSVAYELEYGLAEVEIQEDAVSPGQKVLLIDDLLATGGTLFAASELMRKQQAEVLGCMVVIELKELNGKDRLKPHCVFSLLQY, from the exons ATGGCTTCAGACTCACAATCTAAACTACAGTTGGTTCACAAACACATTGGAGTGTTTCCAGATTTTCCAAAGAAAGGAATCCTGTTCAG AGACATCTGTCCTCTCCTGAAGGATCCAGCAGCTCTGACAGCATCTATCGACCTCTTTGAAGAACATGTGAAGAAGAATTATCCACAGGTTGAACTGATAGTTG gcttaGATGCTCGTGGTTTCCTGTTTGGGCCTCTGCTCGCCCAGCGGCTGGGGATTGGATTCATCCTGGTCAGAAAGAAAGGCAAACTGCCTGGAAACACTGTGTCTGTGGCATATGAACTGGAATATGGCCTG GCAGAAGTAGAGATCCAGGAGGATGCAGTGTCTCCAGGACAGAAGGTTCTGCTCATTGATGATCTTCTGGCTACTGGAG GGACtctgtttgcagcgtctgagcTGATGAGGAAGCAGCAGGCAGAGGTTCTGGGCTGTATGGTAGTCATCGAACTGAAAGAACTTAATGGAAAGGACAGATTGAAACCACACTGTGTGTTCTCCCTGCTGCAGTACTGA